A single region of the Streptomyces vilmorinianum genome encodes:
- a CDS encoding cobalt-precorrin-6A reductase, protein MHVLILGGTTEARALAAALHPHPGVRVTSSLAGRVAQPRLPAGEVRVGGFGGVEGLVDWVREHHVDAVIDATHPFAERISFNAARAAATAHVPLLALRRPGWVPVEGDDWHQVASLEEAAGALDGLGERVFLTTGRMGLAAFAACPQWFLVRSVDAPEPPMPARTEILLDRGPFTLEGERELLSRHRVDVLVTKDSGGAATAPKLRAAREAGIPVVVVRRPPVPEGVPTAATPEEAAAWVLG, encoded by the coding sequence GTGCACGTACTCATTCTCGGCGGGACGACCGAGGCCCGCGCCCTCGCCGCGGCCCTGCACCCGCACCCGGGCGTCCGCGTCACCAGCTCCCTCGCGGGGCGCGTCGCCCAGCCCCGGCTCCCGGCCGGCGAGGTACGGGTCGGCGGCTTCGGGGGTGTCGAGGGGCTGGTCGACTGGGTGCGCGAGCACCACGTGGACGCGGTCATCGACGCCACCCATCCCTTCGCCGAGCGGATCAGCTTCAACGCGGCCCGGGCGGCCGCCACCGCCCATGTTCCCCTGCTGGCCCTGCGCCGCCCCGGCTGGGTCCCGGTCGAGGGCGACGACTGGCACCAGGTCGCCTCCCTGGAGGAGGCGGCCGGCGCGCTGGACGGCCTCGGGGAGCGGGTGTTCCTGACGACCGGCCGGATGGGCCTCGCGGCCTTCGCGGCCTGCCCCCAGTGGTTCCTCGTCCGCTCGGTGGACGCCCCCGAACCCCCGATGCCGGCCCGTACCGAGATCCTGCTCGACCGGGGCCCCTTCACCCTCGAAGGCGAGCGCGAACTGCTGAGCCGCCACCGCGTCGACGTCCTGGTCACCAAGGACAGCGGCGGCGCGGCCACGGCCCCGAAACTCCGCGCGGCCCGCGAGGCGGGCATCCCCGTCGTGGTGGTCCGCCGCCCACCCGTACCGGAGGGCGTGCCGACGGCGGCGACCCCCGAGGAGGCCGCCGCCTGGGTGCTGGGCTGA
- a CDS encoding DUF397 domain-containing protein — protein sequence MSKTLHWFKSSYSSSSGGDCVEVAFDWRKSSYSSDSGGNCVEVATCPHSVHLRDSKVTDGPTFAVAPTTWSTFVAGLDG from the coding sequence ATGAGCAAGACCCTGCACTGGTTCAAGTCCAGCTACAGCAGCTCCAGCGGCGGCGACTGCGTCGAGGTGGCCTTCGACTGGCGCAAGTCGTCCTACAGCTCCGACAGCGGCGGCAACTGCGTCGAGGTCGCCACCTGCCCCCACTCCGTCCATCTCCGCGACTCCAAGGTCACCGACGGCCCCACCTTCGCCGTCGCCCCCACCACCTGGTCCACCTTCGTCGCGGGCCTCGACGGCTGA
- a CDS encoding cobalt-precorrin-5B (C(1))-methyltransferase: MSSGGGRDAQLKHTGLRPGWTTGACATAATTAAYTALLTGEFPDPVTITLPKGGRPSFALAAEELAADHAMAAIVKDAGDDPDVTHGALVRSTVRILPPGSGVVFRAGPGVGTVTLPGLPLEVGEPAINPVPRRMMREHIAEVAAAHGAGGDVEITVSVDHGEEIARSTWNPRIGILGGLSILGTTGIVVPYSCSAWIDSIRRGVDVARAAGLTHVAGCTGSTSEKTVTTLYDLPGIALLDMGDFAGAVLKYIRRHPVDRLTVCGGFAKLSKLAAGHLDLHSARSQVDKPFLADLARSGGASESLAAEIADANTGLAALRLCEAADVPLGDLVATRARDEALAVLRGAPVAVDVVCIDRAGTVVGRSAVAGP, translated from the coding sequence ATGAGTTCGGGCGGCGGGCGCGACGCCCAACTCAAGCACACCGGCCTGCGCCCGGGCTGGACGACCGGTGCCTGTGCGACGGCGGCGACGACGGCCGCGTACACGGCGCTGCTGACCGGCGAGTTCCCCGACCCCGTGACGATCACGCTGCCGAAGGGCGGGCGCCCCTCGTTCGCCCTGGCGGCCGAGGAGCTGGCCGCGGACCACGCCATGGCCGCGATCGTGAAGGACGCGGGTGACGACCCGGACGTCACCCACGGCGCGCTGGTCCGCTCGACGGTACGGATCCTGCCGCCCGGCTCCGGCGTCGTCTTCCGGGCCGGCCCGGGCGTCGGCACGGTCACACTGCCGGGCCTGCCCCTGGAGGTCGGCGAGCCGGCGATCAACCCGGTCCCGCGCCGGATGATGCGCGAGCACATCGCCGAGGTCGCGGCGGCCCACGGCGCCGGCGGCGACGTGGAGATCACGGTCTCCGTCGACCACGGCGAGGAGATCGCCCGCTCCACGTGGAACCCGCGGATCGGCATCCTCGGCGGCCTGTCCATCCTCGGGACGACCGGCATCGTCGTCCCGTACTCCTGCTCGGCCTGGATCGACTCCATCCGCCGCGGCGTGGACGTGGCCCGCGCGGCGGGGCTCACGCACGTGGCGGGCTGCACCGGCTCGACCTCCGAGAAGACGGTGACGACGCTCTACGACCTGCCGGGGATCGCCCTGCTCGACATGGGCGACTTCGCTGGCGCGGTCCTCAAGTACATCCGCCGCCACCCGGTCGACCGCCTCACCGTCTGCGGCGGCTTCGCCAAGCTCTCCAAGCTGGCGGCGGGCCATCTGGACCTGCACTCGGCCCGCTCCCAGGTCGACAAGCCCTTCCTGGCCGACCTGGCCCGCTCGGGCGGCGCGTCCGAGTCCCTGGCGGCGGAGATCGCCGACGCGAACACGGGCCTCGCGGCCCTCCGCCTCTGCGAGGCGGCGGACGTCCCCCTCGGCGACCTGGTGGCCACCCGGGCCCGCGACGAGGCCCTCGCGGTCCTGCGGGGCGCCCCGGTCGCGGTCGACGTCGTCTGCATCGACCGCGCGGGCACGGTGGTGGGACGATCGGCGGTGGCGGGGCCGTAG
- a CDS encoding helix-turn-helix domain-containing protein: MGIAMARAENKETAGPAARMVAQVAKRMRVKRGLTQDQLGVEMGYTGAAVSAMERLTQPVSDDMLVRLERALGEGTGIFEEMRELVRLEKLPSQFRDYAPIEQKAVGLSLYATQVVHGLFQTEEYARALIGGGYPPLPEARVEELVEARMLRKALFDREPTCLIELTLHETTLRWMVGTREIMRDQYQLLTECARLKNVTLQVLPMDVGLSGENAGARGELNVIETPKHDRLVYLEVQDESVLITDPAKVSTYAQRCAKIRAQALDPRDSLGLIEQLAGEGR, encoded by the coding sequence ATGGGGATCGCGATGGCGCGAGCGGAAAACAAGGAAACGGCGGGCCCGGCGGCGCGGATGGTGGCGCAGGTGGCGAAGAGAATGCGGGTGAAGAGGGGCCTGACGCAGGACCAGTTGGGGGTGGAGATGGGATATACCGGCGCGGCGGTCAGCGCGATGGAGCGCCTGACGCAGCCGGTGAGCGACGACATGCTGGTGCGGCTGGAGAGGGCGCTGGGCGAGGGAACGGGCATCTTCGAGGAGATGCGGGAGCTGGTACGGCTGGAGAAGCTGCCGAGCCAGTTCCGGGACTACGCGCCGATCGAGCAGAAGGCGGTGGGTCTGAGCCTGTACGCAACGCAGGTCGTGCATGGCCTCTTCCAGACGGAGGAGTACGCCAGGGCGCTGATCGGCGGCGGCTACCCGCCGCTCCCGGAAGCGCGGGTCGAAGAGCTGGTGGAGGCGCGGATGCTGCGGAAGGCGCTCTTCGACCGGGAGCCGACGTGCCTGATCGAGCTGACCCTGCACGAGACCACACTGCGTTGGATGGTCGGCACCAGAGAGATCATGCGGGACCAGTACCAGCTGTTGACCGAGTGCGCCCGACTCAAGAACGTCACCCTCCAGGTGCTGCCGATGGACGTCGGCCTCAGCGGAGAGAATGCTGGTGCCCGAGGCGAGCTGAATGTGATCGAAACGCCGAAACACGACCGCCTCGTCTACCTGGAAGTACAGGACGAAAGCGTGCTGATCACCGACCCGGCGAAGGTAAGTACGTACGCCCAGCGCTGTGCGAAGATCCGGGCACAGGCCTTGGATCCTCGCGACTCTCTGGGCCTCATCGAGCAGTTGGCGGGAGAGGGAAGATGA